AATTGACTTTTGTTATAGTTACATATATTCTCACCATCAATCACCAATTCACCTTTTGTAGGTATATTCAGCATATTCATGCAACGAATAAGTGATGACTTACCACTACCTGATAATCCTACGATAACAAACATTTCCCCATCTTCTATATCAAGGCTTATATTATTAACACCAACTGCTAAGCCTGTCTTTTCACGTATCTCTTGAATTGATTTTCCTTCATCCAACATCTTCAATGCACGTTCTTTTTTATTACCAAAAACAAGAGTCAAGTTTTTAATTTCTACTTTATTCTTTCCCAATTTTATCACTCCGCTTCCTTAAGTCTATTGGCAGCACCTTGCAATACTCTGTCTAGAATTATCGCTAGAAATACAATGGCTAACCCGGCTTGAAAACCTTTACCAACTTCCATTCTTCGAATAGAAATCAATACTTGGGCACCAATACCTTCTGCTCCAATCATAGAAGCTATTACAACCATAGCCATTGCCATCATTGTTGTTTGATTGATGCCTGTCATAATTGATGATAATGCCTGCGGGAATTCAATCTTCAATAACATCTGCTTTGTAGTTGATCCAAAAGACTTACCAGCTTCTATAACCTCTTTATCCACTGTTGATATTCCTAGATATGTTAATCTGATAAGAGGAGGTACTGCGTATGTTGTTGTTGCAATAACAGCTGGTACTTTACCAAGACCGAAGAACATGACTGCTGGTAACAAATATACAAAACTCGGCATGGTTTGCATAGCATCCAAAACAGGCATCATTATCCTTTTGCATACTTCAGATTTAGCCATTAAAATTCCCATAGGTAATCCTATAACAACCGAAACTAGAACCGCTATAATAACAATAACCAAAGTATAAATCATCAATTCCCATAACCCGAATAAACCAATTGTAAATAACATACCTGTTAGTACAACTGCTGTTTTAACATTATACAATTTAAATCCTGCATAAAATAATCCAATCAACATGAGCCACCAAGGTACTATTCCTAGAGTACCTTCAACTATATTGAATACTCCTAAAACGAACTTACTTATTCCATCAAAAAAACCATCCCAATTGACTAGTAACCATTTTACTACAGCATCAATTGGTTTACTAATCTCAAAGCTTAAATTTTCCGGGAAATTCCACAAATTTTTTCACTCCTTATCTGCTATAGATAATAAGACATAGAAAATGGTACCACACTCTATGTCTTATTCATTATATATTCATCTTATTTTTAATATATTGATATCTGTTTTTAATCTTCTATAGCTTTTTTTACTTTATTATAAGCTTCTTCACTTATCATATTTTTCCACAATTCTTCATTCTCTTTTAGAAACCATTTAGCCGCAACATCTGCTTCAACACCTTCAGTTTGCATATATGCAAGACCTTGACTTGTCAATTCAGATGATGTTGTATATTTACTTAAGAACTTAGCTAATTCTGGATATTTTTCCTGGAATTCATTATTAGCACATACCGTTACACGAACAGCTGGAAATGCGCCAATACCTTTTTCAAAATCATCAGCGTTATAGCTGCTATCTGCTAGTAAAGTCATATCATATAGACCCATTATCCAAGTTGGTTCCCAATTATATCCTACCCATGGTTCCCCTTTTTCATATGCACCAGCTAGGGTCGCTGATAGGGTAGCATTTGAATCAATTGTCTTAAAATTAAAGTTATCGCTTAATCCGTAAACTTTCATTTTATTATGAAGCATTAACGTTGCTGACCATCCTTCTGGTCCACCGTAAATAATACCTTTTCCTGATTCTTCTGGATCTGGAAATAGATCAGCGTATTTATTAAGGTCTTTTACTGATTTCAAATCAGGAGCTAAAGCGTCTTCCCCTTCAACCAAATATGTTGGTACGTATAAGCCTTGCATGTTATCATCATAATTAACTGCTAGCTCAACATACTCTTTATTTGCAATATCATCTTTATATGTAAGCACATTATCTGACCATAGTTCTAGAACTGCATCAATATCTTTTGTTTTTAATCCTGACACCATCACCGATGTATCTGCAGCTACGATATCAACTTCAACACCATAACCTTCTTCTATAATAATTTTAACTATTTGGTCATGAAAAGTATTACTATCCCAATCTCCTTCTCCAATCACTATTTTTTCTTTTGTAGCACATGCTGTAAGTGATATGATTAATAAAACACTCATTATAATCATAATTAATTTCTTTTTCATATAATCCTCCTATGTGACAATTTATTTTTACTAATAAGTTGTTTCTAATGACATTCTTATTATACACATAAGTTGTCACTTTTGCAAGTGCATTATTTTTTTAACATTCTATTATGATTGATTTATGATAATGTCTTAGTATAATTGATTATATGAGAAACCTCTCAAAGATCTACGCAGTGAAGTTATGGATAGATTGATCTTTATGTTAACTTTTATATTTTTAGATATTCTTGATATCTCGAAATTCAGTTGGTGTAAAACCTGTGATCTTTTTAAAATACTTAGAGAAATAACATGAATCAGAATAACCAATTTCTTTGGATATATCTACAATACTCAATTTTGTAGTTAATAGTAATTCTTTTGCTTTCTCTAATTTCAGCTTATTAATATAATTCTTTGGTGAAGTTCCCATATGTTTTTTGAAATATCTTATAAAATAATTAGGGTGTAAATAAACTAATTCGGCTAAATCAATTATATTAATGTTTTTGGATAGGTTATTGGTTATATAATTAATTACACTGGATAATATTTCTGTAGATTTAGTCTCTACAATCTCAATTTCATCATTTGGAATATGTTCAAGATAGAATAGAATCATTTGTAATAATACGGAGTTTTCTCGTAATACTCCCATATAATCATCGCTTGTGAAATTTGAAATTAACTGCTCAAATAATTCTATAAGACTTTTGTTATCAGATACTGTTAATAAATATGGACTTTTCAAGAATTCAAATAGTTCTAAATCTCCAGTTTTAGCTTTAAAGTGGCAAAAGTATTTAGTTATATCCTTACCATGATAACTATGAAAGGAATGAGAGCTATTGGAAGGTATCAAAATTAATTGCCCAGGATAAACATGAAACTCAATATCATTAATTTTGCCATATCCTTCTCCATCCATGATTAAATATAATTTATTACAATTATTAATTTGATTAGTATATCCCCAAATACTTGTACATTGATAATATTCTGCATGAATTACCTCAACAACTAACTTGGAAAGAATTTCTCTAGCTAATGTTTTTTTAGTTATCATCTATTATCACCTAACCATTCTTTGTTCTTGAATAAAAATTAGGCTGTATCATAAATGTTATGAGACAGCTCTAATCTTCTCTATATAATCATACTCTACCACCAACTCTAATTACCAAAACATCTCCACATTATTAAGCCTTTTGCACACTGCTTCCATAAAATAGTAATCTCCACAGATCCAATATAATTCTCTACCATTTGATTGTTTTAAGATACCGCTGCAATCAGTATCTTGGTTCATATATTCTTCCTCAGAAAGCTTATTAATAATTTTATCTGCCCATTCCAATAATTCTTCATTATCGTCATATTTTGCTAGTTCTATAAAAGCACAAGCTGCTACTGCTGCTGCTGATGTATCCTTAGCCTGTTTTTCCCCTTCTGGTAATCTAAAATCCCATACAGGTACAATTGTTTCTTTTATGTTCTCTATATATTTCTCTGCAAGCTTTTTGGAAGCCTCAAGATATTTCTCATTATGTGTATAACCATAAGCTATGGCAAAACCATATATTGCCCATGTTGCACCTCTTGCCCAATAGGATTCATCAGAATAACCGCAATAGTTAGTTCCGCCGATTGGTTCTCCTGTTTTCTCATCAAATCTATATGCATGATAAACTGAATAGTCATCCCTAATAAAATATTTTAGCGTCATATCAGCATGAGCATTAGCAATATTAGCAAAATACATATTGCCAGTAACTTCTGTCGCCCAATATAATAATGGTATATTCATCATACTGTCAATTATGGCTAACCCTTTACTTTCTGTGAAAAAATGGTTTTTTGAGAGTTCTTCTGATACATATTCAGGTATTTTATCATCAACTCTTCCCCAAGCCCTGATATAATTACCTTTTACCATGAACCTCTTAGCCAGTTCTTCTGCTGCTTTTATGGCTACTTTTTTGTGATTGACATCTCCTGTTAATTTATATAATGCAACAGAATATGGAGTATATAAGAAGCCTAGGTCATGCATTGTATCCATAGGTGTATTAAATACTTTATCATGATATTCATCATAAAAACCATTTAGCCATTTTAGATATTCTGGTCTATCAGTAACTTGATAAGCTAAACAAGCCATTCCAGTGTAAAAAGAAGGTGTCCATACAAATATATGTGATAAATCTAAAGATTTATTATCTAGAGACATTTCTTTAAAGTAATTTCCGTCTTCACTTGCTGAATATTCTCTTAAATCATTCTTGATTATGTTCATATTGTTTGTTGTTTTGTCTATACATAGCTTTTTTAATTGGATTAATTTCTCTTGTGTCATGGCTCTACTCCTTTTTTATTATTTTCCCCTTATGGGTAAATTAATTATGGAATCTATATCTAATTCTCTTTCAGAATCATTAATAACTAATATTTCTTTACTAGTTTTTACAAATACTGGTGCATCTGTAAATGTATATTTATTATCTAGACTTCTATTTCCTGGAATCCACCCCATGTCAACTCCGAATTTATTGCTGTCCTTTCTTCCTAAAACCGTATACAATCCGTTAGAATAGTAATCTTTAATTGCCCAATGAGTATTATCTTCAATCCATATACAATTATCACCTAATAGTGCAGAGGTCTTATTATATGATTGATTGAATTCCATCCAAAAGCTGTCGTCAATAGAATCTAATTCTTCGACTAGATACATGAAATCATGAGCATGCCAAGCTGTACAAGGTGCAATATCTGCTTCTGCTTTCCATCCAGTGGCTGATACAAAATACCCTCTTTTGGTTTGATAGAAGGAATAAGTCTCTTTACATTCATTAATGAAATCTCTTAAATCCTTGCTGTCATGATACTGCAGACATTTTTTCATTCCTAACAGGTTCATACCCATACCAGCAATTAACATAGGGTCATCTAATTTTGCCCACTCACCATTTACTTTGAACCACATTTTATGGAATCTTCTTTTTCCATTATCATCTACCCAAGATGACCTAATAATCTGATTACATATGGCTATAGCTTGGTCTAGAAATCTCTTTTCTCCATATTGTTCATAGGCTTCTATTAGAGGACATATCATTAATCCATAATATTCTGCTGGTTCAACAACATCATTTTGTTCGAAACAAATATTTCTATAAGTAGCCACGCTTTCCTCATCTGGGAAACCTGTTCTATGGAAATTCTTTATCATGAAATCAATATCTTCTGGTATTTCTTTTTCGTAACGTTTGTCATTAAAAGTTTTTTGGAATATCAATTTACTCCAGATCCTTGCATAATCTTGATTGCAACAACTGTCTTGTGAAGGTCTTCCTCCACCCCATCCATATGTTCCAAGCAGATTTTTTAATATTGCTTTTTTTATTAATTCTAATTTTTCTTCGCTTAGATAGGATTTTCCATTAAAAGCAGTTAAGCCCAAGGAGATATTGGCTACAGCATTATGTATTAATCCACTTTGTAGAGTTTCTCCTACTTGAAATCCAACGTGTTTGTACTGATTATTTTCTTGGAATGATGTAGCTTGATATTGGATAAGTCTGTCTAATAAAGCTTTTCCCTCATCATTCATCTTTTTTGAAAGTGCGTAAGATAAGCCTGCTAAGAAAGGAGATGCAAAGGTACTATGACCTGAAGTAAAGTCTTGTAATCTATATGGATTACTTCCCCATACTGAATGATTATGAAAACCATAAATCGCTCCACTTTCTTGTACCCAAGATTTTATCCAATTACCAAGAGAACCTACCTGTATATTGCTATTTTCAACCATTTTTAATCACCTCTGATTAGTTCGTTTCTAATTATGTTATTTTAGTATTTACTAATTAACTAAATTATAGAATCAGGGTAAACAAAATAAAACCCTAAATAATTGACATTTAGGGTTCATTATAAACTTAAAAAATATTATCCTATTTATTTTAATTTTATTCTTATGATATTTTAGAAATTGATGAATTAAGACTAACACATTTTTACTATTGTTGATTAATCTTTATATTTATTTAATGGAATATGACAATATCCATTAGGATTTTTATCAAGGTATTTTTGATGATATTGTTCTGCGTTGAAGAAATTTTTTAAGGGTTCAATTACAGTAACGATAGGTAAATCATATTTTTCCTGTTCCCTTGTTTTAGATTCCTCTATAATCTTTTTATCATCTTCATCGGTATAAAAAATTCCAGTACCATATTGTGAACCAATATCTGGTCCTTGCCTATCCTTAACAGTAGGTTCTACAATCTCCCAATAAGCTCCCAACAACTTATCAAGACCTATTATCATACTCAACATATACAGCTTCATAATGTCCTGTTGTAGAAGTACAGACTTGTTCATAAGTTGGACTTACTACATTACCATTGGCATAACCGACTTTTGTAAATGTCACACCATCCAGTAGATTAAAATACGCTTCAACTCCCCAGAAACAACCACCTGCAAATACAATTGTCTTCATAATAATATCCTTTCTCGAAAATAATAATTATTATACAAGTTATTATAAAATAATTGAGTATATAACTAACTTTTAATACGTCCATCACTTTTATTATTATTGTATCGGTTAATTATTATTCCG
The window above is part of the Vallitalea guaymasensis genome. Proteins encoded here:
- a CDS encoding ABC transporter permease, encoding MWNFPENLSFEISKPIDAVVKWLLVNWDGFFDGISKFVLGVFNIVEGTLGIVPWWLMLIGLFYAGFKLYNVKTAVVLTGMLFTIGLFGLWELMIYTLVIVIIAVLVSVVIGLPMGILMAKSEVCKRIMMPVLDAMQTMPSFVYLLPAVMFFGLGKVPAVIATTTYAVPPLIRLTYLGISTVDKEVIEAGKSFGSTTKQMLLKIEFPQALSSIMTGINQTTMMAMAMVVIASMIGAEGIGAQVLISIRRMEVGKGFQAGLAIVFLAIILDRVLQGAANRLKEAE
- a CDS encoding AraC family transcriptional regulator; protein product: MITKKTLAREILSKLVVEVIHAEYYQCTSIWGYTNQINNCNKLYLIMDGEGYGKINDIEFHVYPGQLILIPSNSSHSFHSYHGKDITKYFCHFKAKTGDLELFEFLKSPYLLTVSDNKSLIELFEQLISNFTSDDYMGVLRENSVLLQMILFYLEHIPNDEIEIVETKSTEILSSVINYITNNLSKNINIIDLAELVYLHPNYFIRYFKKHMGTSPKNYINKLKLEKAKELLLTTKLSIVDISKEIGYSDSCYFSKYFKKITGFTPTEFRDIKNI
- a CDS encoding glycoside hydrolase family 88 protein codes for the protein MTQEKLIQLKKLCIDKTTNNMNIIKNDLREYSASEDGNYFKEMSLDNKSLDLSHIFVWTPSFYTGMACLAYQVTDRPEYLKWLNGFYDEYHDKVFNTPMDTMHDLGFLYTPYSVALYKLTGDVNHKKVAIKAAEELAKRFMVKGNYIRAWGRVDDKIPEYVSEELSKNHFFTESKGLAIIDSMMNIPLLYWATEVTGNMYFANIANAHADMTLKYFIRDDYSVYHAYRFDEKTGEPIGGTNYCGYSDESYWARGATWAIYGFAIAYGYTHNEKYLEASKKLAEKYIENIKETIVPVWDFRLPEGEKQAKDTSAAAVAACAFIELAKYDDNEELLEWADKIINKLSEEEYMNQDTDCSGILKQSNGRELYWICGDYYFMEAVCKRLNNVEMFW
- a CDS encoding ABC transporter substrate-binding protein; this translates as MKKKLIMIIMSVLLIISLTACATKEKIVIGEGDWDSNTFHDQIVKIIIEEGYGVEVDIVAADTSVMVSGLKTKDIDAVLELWSDNVLTYKDDIANKEYVELAVNYDDNMQGLYVPTYLVEGEDALAPDLKSVKDLNKYADLFPDPEESGKGIIYGGPEGWSATLMLHNKMKVYGLSDNFNFKTIDSNATLSATLAGAYEKGEPWVGYNWEPTWIMGLYDMTLLADSSYNADDFEKGIGAFPAVRVTVCANNEFQEKYPELAKFLSKYTTSSELTSQGLAYMQTEGVEADVAAKWFLKENEELWKNMISEEAYNKVKKAIED